In the genome of Candidatus Angelobacter sp., the window ATAGAACACTTTCGGAAAACCGGTGCCGGTCGTTTCATGTTCGGTCCAGGAACCATCCTCGTTCTGCGTGCGGACGAGGTATTCAACGCCGCGCTTGAGACTCGGAAGATTCGGGTCATCGAATGCGCACAAACCCATGACCGCCCACGCCGTCTGTGATGCCGTGGTCGGACCCTGGCCCTTGAAAACGGGGTCATCGTACGTGTTACAGCGTTCACCCCAACCA includes:
- a CDS encoding squalene--hopene cyclase, giving the protein GWGERCNTYDDPVFKGQGPTTASQTAWAVMGLCAFDDPNLPSLKRGVEYLVRTQNEDGSWTEHETTGTGFPKVFYLKYDMYRNAWPLLALATYRNILQKAVAKGNTHVNGTPKESVGEEVLVRR